CGCCGTACGATCGAGCGACGGCCTGACTCTCGTCGCGCAGATAGGCGTCGTACTGGATCGTGCCGTCCTCGACGTACTCCCGCATCTTCTCGAGAGAGTCGTCGGGGTACTCCTCGGCGTCGTTGGGGTTGATGCCGACGACGGCGACGTCGTCGTACTCGTCGGCCAGCTCGTTCAGCAGGTCGAACTTCGCCTTTGCGTAGGGACAGTGATTACAGGTGAAGACGACCAGCAGCGCCTCGTTGTCGGCGAACTCGTCGAGCGCGTGCGTCTCGCCGTCGGCGCCCTCGAGTTCGAAGTCGGGGGCCGGATCGCCGGCCTCGAGTTCGGTGTCGGACTCCTTGAGTACCATATCTGATAGTTCGGTTTCCCGGCCCTTAACGGTCCCGTTCGTCGCAATCTGCGGGGCTGGAGGCCCGGCAGTGGCCGGCAGCCAGTGATCGGCCTCGTCTCGAGGAGCGACCGGAACGGCGGCCTCTCGTCTCGGCGCGCTCGAGGCGCGAACCGATCACGACGACTTACATATTTGTACCCCCGGCTGCATCGACTGCATATGCAAACGCTCGAGGTCACCGACGAACAGTACGCGGTCATCCAGCAGCTTCGCGAGGAAATCTCCGAACAGGTCGTCGGCAAGTACGGCTTCGTCCGCGAACGCGACGCGGTCCAGTTCCTGATCGACAATCTCGAGGGCAACCCGGACCTCGACGTCGATATCGATACGGAGCTGGACTCCTCGGCGACCGACGACGTCGCCGCCTCGGTCGGCGCTGCCATCGACGGCGAGTCGGCTTCGGACGACCTCGAGGCGGTCTCCTACATCGAAGACGACTCCGTCGACGGCGACGACGAGTCGGCGCCCGGCGCTGCGACGGACGCGGACGTCGTCGACCCCGACTCCGAGTCCGAACCGGAGCCCGACGACGAAGATGAGAGCGACGGGACGGAGGAATCGACCGACTCGAGCGACGAGGACGCCTCAAGCGAGAGCGACACCGCCGACGCGACGGACGCTGACAACGGCGACGACGCGAATGACGACTCGAGCGACAGCGACGGCTCGGCCGACGACGACGACATGCTCGATGAGATGATGAGCCTGCTCGAGACCCACGACGACAAGTGGACGGAATCGAACGCCGCGGACTACCGCTACGAGGTCGAACTGCCGGACGGCACGACGGAGCAGGTCCAGACGAAAGACGACGTGCGGGCGCTCCTGTTCAAGAATTACCGCTAGGATGATACTACCGGGAATCTATCGTCAGCCGTGACCCTCCGTAATCCGCGTCCCGCCGACGATTGAACCTCGGAGCCGCCGCCCCTATTCAGTTCTCGTGACTAACCCGCCGTGCGGATAGTCTCCACCGCTTACGACGTAACTTATGGTAGTAGTCGGTGTTCGTTCGAACGGATCTCTATGGATCGAGCATACCAGTTTCAGTTGGAGGAGGAAATTACCTGTCCCGCTTGCGACCGACGCGTCCCGATGCACTCGCGAATCTGCCCCAAGTGCGAAACCGCGCTCCACTAGGTCGCCGATCGAACCGCCGCTCCGGTGAGCGAACAACGTTAGAACTTTACTCACGGTTGCGCTTCGCGTTGGTATGAGCGA
Above is a genomic segment from Haloterrigena salifodinae containing:
- a CDS encoding thioredoxin family protein encodes the protein MVLKESDTELEAGDPAPDFELEGADGETHALDEFADNEALLVVFTCNHCPYAKAKFDLLNELADEYDDVAVVGINPNDAEEYPDDSLEKMREYVEDGTIQYDAYLRDESQAVARSYGAVCTPDPFLFAWSDADEAFQLVYQGRLDDALSPDDEPTRFQIREAINSVLAGESVDLEWKPSQGCSIKWIDN